The nucleotide window CAGCTAAGAGGCCTTCGGTTCCGGCTGAAACGTCCTCGAATGGGTCGTATGTCAGGAAGAGCTTGAGGGCCTCGTTGAGGGCCTCTTCAATGGCCAGAACGTTCCTCGCGCTCCTCAGTTCAATCGTTCTGTAGGGGTTCCTGAGGAGCTCATCCAGAACGCGTCTCGCCATTCCCGAGAGGATTACTGCCTCCATGCTCTCACCTCACAGGTAGATGCTCTCGTACTGCTTCATCTCCTTCTTTCTCGCCTGCTCCATCT belongs to Thermococcus sp. and includes:
- a CDS encoding DUF473 domain-containing protein, encoding MEAVILSGMARRVLDELLRNPYRTIELRSARNVLAIEEALNEALKLFLTYDPFEDVSAGTEGLLAELLEAKEIDTRVPWEESDEREITVCRARVKLIGLGRVVEVERRDGILVARVRELFPHEMSMG